In Amycolatopsis solani, a single window of DNA contains:
- a CDS encoding peptidase inhibitor family I36 protein encodes MAIVGVAVGLAIPLAGTAHATAARDGHCDDGEFCLYWDPVGADDGGSVSDFAVGDIPNLGPTQPTCYEFRGDGVGEGECVWRLADSAWNRTDRNVRVFTNVDYKNTSDLFLANRQRTNLNLAFRRNESIDFL; translated from the coding sequence ATGGCGATCGTCGGCGTCGCGGTCGGGTTGGCGATCCCCCTGGCCGGCACGGCCCACGCAACCGCAGCACGGGACGGCCACTGCGACGACGGGGAGTTCTGCCTGTACTGGGACCCGGTGGGCGCGGACGACGGCGGATCGGTGTCGGACTTCGCCGTCGGCGACATCCCCAACCTCGGTCCGACCCAGCCGACGTGCTACGAGTTCCGCGGCGACGGAGTCGGCGAGGGCGAATGCGTCTGGCGCCTCGCGGACTCGGCGTGGAACCGGACGGACCGCAACGTCCGGGTGTTCACCAACGTCGATTACAAAAACACCTCGGACCTGTTCCTCGCCAACAGGCAGCGGACGAACCTGAACCTCGCGTTCAGGCGGAACGAGTCCATCGACTTTCTCTGA
- a CDS encoding S9 family peptidase — translation MTRLTAELVVEGRVPQTPALAPDGHRLCYVLAPISRIGDHLDTALWLADIDGDEVWSRVTADTATESRPRWSADSRTLYFLSDRAERGTPQLHRFTPTDGVVSAVTSWRAGIIDHLPLADPHLIALLADDEPTEQDLRRAEDRDDAIVVGEREPRARLRLLDVRTGHVSTPSVFDGRHVVELRQRPDGGPLAVLTRAGADKDYGPRTGRLHLFDPATGTAEDLGPVEVDAQSLAWWPGEDGWHLGYIALTPPVLHAGTAVFDLAMSSRVRRNRTAGLPMCPAELCQTGAAPLVVFLNGLDTTLARLDPDGPTPLSQHPGHLDALATTPEGTTIAALTGSRYQPTNVHIGSPAGPLRKITDTRPELDGIVFGTQRPLAYRAADGLELDGLLVLPAGKSASDGPFPLVTIVHGGPDDRYADRLQLFSFPGARAQWLATAGYAVFLPNPRGGQGHGHEFAASVAGRVGREEWTDIVAGIDLLVAEGIADPDRLGIAGGSHGGFMAAWAIGQTNRFRAALVDAGITDWGMLAATGEHGRLDGALSGSIGWEGTGPHPHDAVSPISFAGRIRTPVLILHGAEDTNVPLGQAVYFHRALRHFGAEHEFVIYPREGHSIRERNHQLDVLRRTRAWFDRWLQP, via the coding sequence ATGACACGGTTGACCGCCGAACTCGTCGTCGAGGGTCGCGTCCCGCAGACACCGGCGCTCGCCCCGGACGGGCATCGGCTCTGCTACGTTCTCGCCCCCATCAGCCGAATCGGTGACCACCTCGACACCGCACTCTGGCTCGCCGACATCGACGGCGACGAGGTGTGGAGCCGGGTGACCGCCGACACCGCGACGGAGTCCCGGCCCCGCTGGTCCGCGGACTCGCGCACGCTGTACTTCCTGTCCGACCGCGCCGAGCGGGGCACTCCGCAGCTGCACCGGTTCACCCCCACCGACGGCGTCGTGAGCGCGGTGACCAGCTGGCGCGCCGGCATCATCGACCACCTGCCGCTCGCCGATCCCCACCTGATCGCTCTGCTCGCCGACGACGAGCCCACCGAGCAGGACCTGCGGCGCGCCGAGGACCGTGACGACGCCATCGTCGTCGGCGAACGCGAGCCCCGGGCCCGGCTGCGCCTGCTCGACGTGCGCACCGGCCACGTCAGCACCCCTAGCGTGTTCGACGGCCGGCACGTCGTGGAACTGCGGCAACGACCCGACGGCGGTCCGCTCGCCGTGCTCACCCGGGCCGGCGCCGACAAGGACTACGGCCCCCGCACCGGCCGGCTGCACCTGTTCGACCCCGCCACGGGGACCGCGGAAGACCTCGGGCCGGTCGAGGTCGACGCACAATCCCTGGCGTGGTGGCCGGGCGAGGACGGGTGGCACCTCGGGTACATCGCCCTCACCCCGCCGGTGCTCCACGCCGGCACCGCCGTGTTCGACCTGGCCATGAGCAGCCGGGTCCGCCGCAATCGCACCGCCGGCTTGCCGATGTGCCCCGCCGAACTGTGCCAGACCGGCGCCGCCCCGCTGGTGGTCTTCCTCAACGGCCTCGACACGACACTGGCCCGGCTCGACCCCGACGGTCCCACGCCACTGTCGCAGCACCCCGGCCACCTCGACGCCCTCGCCACCACTCCGGAAGGCACGACGATCGCGGCACTGACGGGTAGCCGGTACCAACCCACGAACGTTCACATCGGGTCACCGGCCGGACCGCTGCGGAAGATCACGGACACCCGCCCCGAACTGGACGGCATCGTGTTCGGTACCCAGCGACCGCTGGCCTATCGAGCCGCCGACGGCCTCGAGCTGGACGGTCTGCTCGTGCTGCCGGCCGGGAAATCCGCCTCGGACGGCCCGTTCCCCCTCGTCACGATCGTGCACGGCGGCCCCGACGACCGGTACGCCGATCGCCTCCAGTTGTTCTCGTTCCCCGGTGCACGGGCACAGTGGCTGGCCACCGCCGGATACGCCGTGTTCCTGCCCAACCCTCGCGGCGGCCAGGGCCACGGTCACGAGTTCGCGGCGAGCGTCGCGGGCCGGGTCGGCCGGGAGGAGTGGACCGACATCGTGGCCGGCATCGACCTGCTCGTCGCCGAGGGCATCGCCGACCCCGACCGGCTGGGCATCGCCGGGGGGAGCCACGGCGGGTTCATGGCCGCCTGGGCGATCGGGCAGACGAACCGGTTCCGCGCCGCGCTGGTCGACGCGGGCATCACCGACTGGGGGATGCTCGCCGCGACCGGGGAGCACGGCCGGCTCGACGGCGCGCTCAGCGGCAGCATCGGGTGGGAGGGGACCGGCCCACACCCGCACGACGCCGTCAGCCCGATCTCGTTCGCCGGCCGCATCCGCACCCCGGTGCTCATCCTGCACGGCGCCGAGGACACCAACGTCCCGCTCGGCCAAGCCGTGTACTTCCACCGGGCGCTGCGCCATTTCGGCGCCGAGCACGAATTCGTGATCTACCCCAGGGAGGGCCACTCGATCCGGGAACGCAACCACCAGCTCGACGTCCTGCGTCGCACCCGCGCCTGGTTCGACCGCTGGCTCCAGCCCTGA
- a CDS encoding DUF2254 domain-containing protein — translation MLSLRARHRLRGELWIVPLLCVLAAIALSVVTVAIDRAFGDRLIPAGITGKPDSVSTILSTIASAMVTLTTLVLTITTVAVQLAMGQFSPRIVRALLQDRASQFAYGLFASTFTFAILALRELDTQGGGTVPGLTVLVAYLLMLASIVTLFVYMHHSGNSLRAAGLIDLVGDHLHEQIDRLYAADDPAPTSRDVVVCPESGIVVDLDRPALVAAARDPDCVLELVPMMGDFVPADAPLFRIRGDAARLDHAQLAGFVVLAAERTHGDDPAYGFRKLVDIAERGIAQPFTDPTTTVMVIHRLHDGLRQLATRRFPTGRHHDADGDVRLIERVLGWDGYVRLAFDELRLAGPASPQIPRRLFAALHDLKAVAPPDRHPPLDRQLDLLTAAVEHQYDDGPDRQAALVPDQQGVGSGADLGGGSPPGSPR, via the coding sequence ATGCTGTCACTGCGCGCCCGTCACCGCCTGCGAGGCGAGCTCTGGATCGTTCCCCTGCTCTGCGTGCTCGCGGCGATCGCGCTGTCCGTGGTCACCGTGGCGATCGACCGGGCCTTCGGCGACCGCCTGATCCCGGCCGGGATCACCGGCAAGCCGGATTCGGTGTCCACCATCCTCAGCACGATCGCGTCGGCCATGGTCACCCTGACCACGCTCGTGCTGACCATCACCACGGTGGCCGTGCAGCTCGCCATGGGCCAGTTCTCGCCGCGGATCGTGCGAGCCCTGCTGCAGGACCGGGCCAGCCAATTCGCCTACGGGCTGTTCGCCTCGACCTTCACCTTCGCCATCCTGGCGTTGCGCGAGCTGGACACCCAGGGTGGCGGCACCGTGCCCGGCCTGACGGTCCTGGTGGCCTACCTGCTCATGCTGGCCAGCATCGTCACCCTGTTCGTCTACATGCACCACTCCGGGAACTCGTTGCGCGCCGCCGGCCTGATCGACCTGGTCGGCGACCACCTCCACGAGCAGATCGACCGGCTCTACGCCGCCGACGACCCCGCACCCACGTCGCGCGACGTCGTCGTCTGCCCCGAATCCGGGATCGTGGTCGACCTGGACCGCCCCGCTCTGGTCGCCGCCGCTCGCGACCCCGATTGTGTGCTCGAACTGGTTCCCATGATGGGTGACTTCGTGCCCGCCGATGCGCCGCTGTTCCGGATTCGCGGGGACGCTGCCCGGCTCGATCACGCGCAGCTCGCCGGGTTCGTCGTCCTGGCCGCCGAACGCACGCACGGCGACGATCCCGCCTACGGCTTCCGCAAGCTCGTCGACATCGCCGAACGCGGCATCGCCCAGCCGTTCACCGACCCCACCACGACCGTCATGGTCATCCACCGCCTGCACGACGGCCTCCGCCAGCTCGCCACCCGGCGCTTCCCGACCGGACGGCACCACGACGCCGACGGCGACGTCCGGCTCATCGAGCGCGTCCTCGGCTGGGACGGCTACGTGCGGCTCGCCTTCGACGAGCTCCGGCTCGCCGGCCCCGCCTCACCGCAGATCCCACGCCGGCTCTTCGCCGCGCTGCACGACCTCAAGGCCGTCGCGCCACCGGACCGGCATCCCCCGCTCGACCGGCAACTGGACCTCCTCACCGCCGCGGTCGAGCACCAGTACGACGACGGGCCCGATCGGCAGGCCGCGCTCGTGCCCGACCAACAGGGTGTCGGGTCCGGAGCCGACCTCGGCGGCGGAAGCCCGCCTGGGTCGCCACGCTGA